The Algoriphagus sanaruensis genome window below encodes:
- a CDS encoding cystathionine beta-synthase, whose translation MIYNSIIDTIGNTPMVRLNRLAKGIKGEVLVKVEYFNPGNSMKDRMAIKMVEDAEKAGILKPGGTIIEGTSGNTGMGLALAAVAKGYKCIFTMADKQSKEKIDILRAVGAEVVVCPTNVTPDDPRSYYSVARKLNRDIPNSFYPNQYDNLSNAAAHYETTGPEIWKDTEGRITHYAAGVGTGGSMCGTAKYLKEQNPGIVTVGIDTYGSVFKKYKETGIFDEKEVYPYLTEGIGEDILPKNVDFSLINHFIKVTDKDAAVMTRRLAREEGLFVGWSCGSAVHGALEYAKEHLKEGDVMVIILPDHGTRYLGKVYNDEWMRNHGFLEDKNFSTARDIIAQRSGTYHLLSVKKTDSVKEAITVMNTKSISQIPVLDGEEVVGSLTDNKLLSKIIDNPQLKDATVGEVMEPSMKFVALDSTLDVLSSMVEKEKAVLVRDALDKIHIITKHDILEAFTN comes from the coding sequence ATGATTTACAACTCCATCATTGATACCATCGGTAATACCCCGATGGTCCGCTTGAATCGACTTGCCAAGGGAATTAAAGGCGAGGTATTGGTAAAAGTGGAATACTTTAATCCCGGAAATTCCATGAAAGATCGAATGGCGATCAAGATGGTAGAAGACGCCGAGAAAGCTGGGATTTTAAAACCTGGAGGAACAATCATCGAAGGTACTTCCGGAAATACAGGAATGGGTTTGGCCCTAGCGGCTGTAGCAAAGGGCTACAAGTGCATTTTTACCATGGCGGATAAGCAGTCTAAAGAGAAAATAGATATCCTCAGGGCAGTAGGTGCAGAGGTGGTTGTATGTCCCACCAATGTAACTCCCGATGATCCCAGATCCTATTATTCAGTTGCGAGGAAATTGAATCGGGACATCCCAAATTCGTTCTACCCCAACCAATACGACAACCTTTCCAATGCAGCCGCTCATTATGAGACAACCGGTCCGGAAATTTGGAAGGATACAGAAGGAAGAATAACGCATTATGCCGCAGGAGTTGGTACGGGAGGTTCGATGTGCGGTACCGCAAAATATCTTAAGGAGCAAAATCCTGGTATTGTTACAGTAGGGATTGATACCTATGGCTCAGTTTTTAAAAAATACAAGGAGACTGGGATATTCGATGAGAAAGAAGTTTATCCCTACTTGACTGAAGGGATCGGAGAGGATATTCTGCCCAAAAATGTGGATTTCAGTTTGATCAATCACTTTATTAAAGTGACTGATAAAGATGCCGCAGTGATGACCAGGCGATTGGCTCGTGAAGAAGGGTTGTTTGTGGGGTGGTCATGTGGATCCGCGGTTCATGGAGCATTGGAATATGCCAAAGAACATCTGAAAGAGGGGGATGTGATGGTGATTATATTACCTGATCATGGAACAAGGTATTTGGGCAAAGTCTATAATGACGAATGGATGCGAAATCATGGCTTTTTGGAGGATAAAAATTTCTCCACTGCCAGAGATATTATCGCTCAGCGGTCTGGGACTTACCACCTTCTTTCTGTGAAAAAGACTGATTCGGTCAAAGAAGCTATCACTGTCATGAATACGAAAAGTATTTCTCAGATTCCGGTACTGGATGGAGAAGAAGTGGTCGGGAGCTTGACGGATAATAAATTGCTTTCCAAAATTATAGACAACCCTCAATTAAAAGACGCTACAGTCGGAGAGGTGATGGAACCATCGATGAAATTTGTAGCCTTGGATTCTACCTTGGACGTGTTGTCTTCGATGGTTGAAAAAGAAAAGGCAGTACTCGTAAGAGATGCTTTGGATAAAATTCATATCATCACCAAACATGATATCTTGGAGGCCTTTACCAATTAA
- a CDS encoding putative ABC exporter domain-containing protein yields MNELKLLLKKDLLIFKNNILLILRNPLRLIPYGMVLAYFGFMYSRRFSGSPSGNQELDLDSVGSVDYALQNVVGGATLLALAFFIFQLYRATKKNVTFFKMADVNLLFTAPVKPENLLIYYMGRSILPALGGSIFFLMYSGGQFAKDFDISLGGGVFLVLGFAFYIFMIFPLRFLIYTLHTHFGIMNYIQGTILTLGAVLTGMILIPGFQGEKFWQGMFSWIASPWFDLFPVVGWARGMMSYSIQGNLILALGYLTLFILSYYSVVKLVIRYSGYYYEDVLESTKSNEEKLEKALGKREVTEDTYSLNAKKQLALPEFGVGAKAFYWRNYVHSSRQDFHPLVGIYSLGMALLGILFSGLSHLDWFSHKVLYFYFTFLMFFWFMAGIGRANLGDFKKPWFFLVPASWSAKFWNLIKLDLLQTFLFSFLLIIPSVLIAQLSLWLILLFPLGMNVFYLIGLAVNLIPQIGLDEGWDRILIKPLMIGGIFLFGLIPAIVLALFLFLVTDQFAWGFAGLILGVSFVAGILIHVTLDILKRLEFKEL; encoded by the coding sequence ATGAATGAATTAAAGCTTCTTCTGAAAAAGGATCTGCTCATCTTCAAGAATAATATTTTATTGATCCTTAGAAATCCACTTCGGCTGATTCCTTATGGAATGGTTCTAGCTTATTTTGGATTTATGTACTCCAGAAGGTTTTCTGGAAGTCCTTCAGGAAATCAGGAGCTAGATCTCGACTCGGTGGGTTCAGTGGATTATGCGCTTCAGAATGTAGTTGGTGGCGCTACCCTGTTGGCTCTGGCATTCTTTATATTTCAGCTCTATCGAGCCACCAAAAAGAATGTGACTTTTTTTAAAATGGCAGATGTCAATCTTCTGTTTACAGCGCCCGTTAAGCCCGAAAATCTCCTGATTTATTATATGGGAAGGTCTATCTTACCTGCTTTGGGAGGTTCTATTTTCTTTCTGATGTACAGTGGAGGGCAATTTGCCAAGGATTTTGATATTTCATTGGGGGGTGGGGTATTTCTGGTTTTGGGATTCGCCTTTTACATTTTCATGATTTTTCCGCTTCGGTTTTTGATCTACACCCTCCATACCCACTTTGGAATTATGAATTACATCCAAGGGACAATTTTGACACTAGGCGCGGTACTGACAGGGATGATTTTGATTCCTGGGTTTCAGGGAGAGAAATTTTGGCAAGGGATGTTTTCATGGATTGCATCTCCTTGGTTTGACTTATTTCCTGTAGTAGGTTGGGCTCGAGGGATGATGAGTTACTCAATTCAGGGTAATTTGATTTTAGCCTTGGGATATTTGACGCTTTTTATATTGAGCTACTATTCCGTAGTGAAATTAGTGATTAGGTATTCGGGGTATTATTATGAAGATGTTCTTGAATCTACCAAGTCGAATGAAGAAAAGCTGGAAAAAGCGCTTGGGAAACGAGAAGTTACTGAAGATACTTACAGTTTAAATGCCAAGAAGCAACTTGCCTTGCCAGAGTTCGGAGTCGGAGCGAAGGCGTTCTATTGGAGAAATTACGTGCATAGTAGCCGCCAAGATTTCCACCCATTGGTTGGGATTTATTCCTTGGGAATGGCGTTACTCGGTATTTTGTTCTCAGGTCTTTCGCATCTGGATTGGTTTTCTCACAAGGTGCTTTATTTCTACTTCACCTTTCTGATGTTTTTTTGGTTTATGGCAGGTATTGGCAGAGCCAACTTAGGAGATTTCAAAAAACCTTGGTTTTTTCTGGTTCCTGCGAGCTGGTCAGCCAAATTTTGGAATTTGATCAAACTGGATTTGCTGCAAACGTTCCTTTTTTCCTTTCTTTTGATCATTCCTTCGGTATTAATTGCTCAGTTGAGTCTTTGGTTGATTTTGTTATTTCCGCTTGGGATGAATGTGTTTTACCTGATTGGATTAGCTGTCAATTTAATTCCTCAGATTGGGCTGGACGAAGGCTGGGATCGGATCCTGATTAAGCCCTTGATGATTGGAGGGATTTTCCTGTTTGGATTGATACCTGCAATAGTTCTTGCACTTTTCCTTTTCTTGGTCACAGATCAGTTTGCATGGGGATTTGCAGGCCTAATCTTAGGGGTGAGTTTTGTGGCAGGAATATTAATTCATGTGACTTTGGACATTCTTAAACGATTGGAGTTTAAAGAACTATAA
- a CDS encoding ABC transporter ATP-binding protein, giving the protein MLTVSNLVKQYGKQKAVNDVSFHLDGGEVVGLLGPNGAGKSTTMKCIVGLLRKTAGEITIGGHDHLSVEAKRFFSYIPETPYVYDLLTVWEHMQFIAQAYGVKDWKGRANELLELYELDDKQKKLGRDLSKGMRQKVSICCALLPDPQLLFFDEPMIGLDPKAIKNTKEVFRNLKQAGKTILVSTHLIDSVEAIADRVMIMKDGRIIGNDSIDNLRAQAAQGGEGLSLEDLFLELTKDE; this is encoded by the coding sequence ATGCTCACGGTTTCCAACTTGGTTAAACAATACGGCAAGCAAAAGGCCGTCAATGATGTTAGTTTTCATCTGGATGGAGGGGAAGTGGTCGGACTTCTAGGTCCAAATGGTGCAGGAAAAAGCACCACCATGAAATGCATTGTAGGTCTACTTCGAAAAACCGCCGGTGAAATTACAATCGGAGGGCATGATCACCTCAGTGTAGAAGCAAAGCGATTTTTCAGCTACATCCCCGAGACGCCCTATGTGTATGATTTACTGACTGTTTGGGAGCATATGCAGTTTATTGCGCAGGCCTATGGAGTGAAGGATTGGAAAGGCCGTGCCAATGAATTGCTGGAGCTTTATGAGTTGGATGACAAGCAAAAGAAATTAGGAAGGGATTTGTCTAAAGGGATGAGGCAAAAAGTCTCCATTTGTTGTGCGTTACTTCCTGATCCACAGCTTTTATTTTTTGATGAACCTATGATTGGATTGGATCCTAAAGCCATCAAAAATACCAAAGAGGTCTTTCGAAATTTGAAACAGGCAGGAAAGACTATTTTGGTTTCTACGCACTTGATTGATAGCGTGGAGGCAATCGCTGATCGAGTGATGATTATGAAAGATGGCCGAATAATCGGAAATGACAGCATTGATAACCTTCGCGCCCAGGCAGCTCAGGGAGGGGAAGGATTAAGTCTTGAGGATTTGTTTTTAGAATTGACCAAAGATGAATGA